From Salvia splendens isolate huo1 unplaced genomic scaffold, SspV2 ctg538, whole genome shotgun sequence, one genomic window encodes:
- the LOC121790527 gene encoding DEAD-box ATP-dependent RNA helicase 7-like, which translates to MPSVVMADAEAQFADEKKMTKKSQLAEEMEVEEKSAEKKTKKEKKSSKKTKLTPETAPDDSNSKSPVKIKKEKKRKALEIDNEEEKSDTSSEMGEPVNGSTKKKMKFEDGHGEEEEKEDNPNSVSNFRISAPLRETLKAKGIEALFPIQAMTFDTILDGSDMIGRARTGQGKTLAFVLPILESLTNGRAKALRKTGYGKAPSVLVLLPTRELATQVAADFEVYGGALGLTCCCLYGGSPYPPQQNQLKRGVDIIVGTPGRIKDHIERGNIDFRSLQFRVLDEADEMLRMGFVDDVELILGKVEDSSKVQTLLFSATLPVWVKQISTKFLKPDKQTADLVGNAKMKASTNVRHFVLPCSVSARAQLIPDIIRCYSSGGRTIIFTETKDSASTLAGVLPGARALHGDIQQSTREVTLNAFRSGKFSTLVATNVAARGLDIDDVQLIIQCEPPRDVEAYIHRSGRTGRAGKSGVAVMLYDPRMSNFSRIERESGVKFERISAPQPSDIAKSAGVEAAEKINEISDSVIPVFKAAAEDLLNSSDLTPVDLLAKALANAAGYTEIKNRSLLTSLENHVTVLLECGKPIYSPSFAYGALRRFLPEEKVESIKGLSLTADGKGAVFDVAVEDLDAFLAGQENAAGVSLEVVTLLPNLQEREPSRGRFGGGGGGRGFGDRRGARFGGGRGGGGRGSFSRGRGGGGNRNSRW; encoded by the exons ATGCCTTCTGTTGTTATGGCTGATGCTGAGGCTCAATTCGCCGACGAGAAGAAGATGACGAAGAAGTCCCAGCTCGCGGAGGAGATGGAGGTGGAGGAGAAGTCAGCTGAGAAAAAGacgaaaaaggagaaaaagtcTAGCAAAAAGACCAAATTGACCCCGGAAACTGCCCCCGATGATTCTAATTCCAAGAGCCCTGTCAAAattaagaaagaaaagaaacgCAAGGCTTTGGAAATCGATAATGAGGAGGAGAAAAGCGACACCAGCTCCGAGATGGGTGAGCCTGTGAACGGCTCCAccaagaagaagatgaaatttgAGGACGGACATGGAGAGGAGGAGGAAAAAGAGGACAACCCCAACTCCGTCTCCAATTTCCGAATTTCGGCGCCGCTTAGGGAGACTTTGAAGGCCAAGGGAATTGAGGCGCTGTTCCCGATTCAGGCAATGACATTTGACACCATTCTCGATGGTTCCGATATGATTGGAAGGGCTCGCACTGGTCAG GGTAAGACTTTGGCATTTGTATTACCTATATTGGAATCATTGACCAATGGACGTGCTAAAGCTTTGAGGAAGACTGGATATGGGAAGGCGCCAAGTGTCCTTGTTCTCTTACCCACAAGGGAGTTGGCCACACAG GTGGCTGCTGACTTTGAAGTTTATGGTGGAGCTCTAGGGTTGACTTGCTGTTGCCTGTATGGGGGCTCTCCTTATCCGCCACAGCAGAATCAATTGAAAAGAGGCGTGGATATTATTGTTGGAACCCCTGGCCGCATCAAG GATCACATAGAGCGAGGAAATATTGACTTCCGGTCCTTACAGTTCCGAGTGCTTGATGAGGCTGATGAAATGCTGAGGATGGGTTTTGTTGACGACGTTGAACTTATTCTTG GCAAGGTTGAGGATTCTAGCAAAGTTCAGACACTGCTTTTCAGTGCTACATTGCCAGTTTGGGTTAAGCAA ATATCTAccaaatttttgaaaccagACAAGCAAACTGCTGACCTTGTTGGTAATGCGAAAATGAAAGCCAGCACCAATGTAAGGCATTTTGTCCTTCCCTGCTCTGTATCTGCCAGAGCTCAGCTAATTCCTGACATCATTCGTTGCTATAGCAG TGGAGGACGCACTATTATTTTCACAGAGACTAAGGATTCTGCTTCCACACTTGCTGGTGTGCTTCCTGGAGCACGGGCATTGCATGGTGATATACAACAGTCTACCCGTGAG GTAACTCTTAATGCCTTCAGATCAGGCAAATTTTCTACACTTGTGGCTACCAATGTTGCTGCACGAGGACTAGACATTGATGATGTCCAGTTAATTATTCAG tgtgaACCACCTCGTGATGTGGAGGCATACATTCATCGATCTGGGAGAACAGGAAGAGCTG GGAAAAGTGGCGTTGCTGTGATGCTTTATGATCCTAGAATGTCAAATTTTTCTAGGATCGAAAGAGAATCAGGTGTTAAATTTGAACGTATAAGTGCTCCGCAGCCATCTGATATTGCTAAATCTGCTGGTGTTGAAGCAGCAGAAAAAATCAATGAGATTTCTGATAG TGTGATTCCGGTATTCAAAGCTGCAGCTGAAGACTTGCTCAACTCATCTGATTTAACTCCAGTAGACCTACTTGCTAAGGCATTGGCCAATGCTGCT GGTTACACTGAAATTAAGAATCGGTCACTTCTCACCTCATTGGAAAATCATGTTACTGTACTGCTTGAGTGTGGAAAGCCCATCTACTCACCATC GTTTGCTTATGGAGCTCTGAGGAGGTTTTTGCCTGAGGAGAAGGTTGAATCTATAAAGGGTCTTTCATTAACTGCAGATGGGAAGGGTGCTGTATTTGACGTTGCTGTCGAAGATCTTGATGCTTTCCTTGCAG GGCAAGAGAATGCTGCTGGTGTGAGCTTGGAAGTGGTGACATTGTTGCCAAATTTGCAGGAAAGAGAGCCATCAAGAGGAAgatttggtggtggtggtggtggccgtGGCTTCGGGGATAGGAGAGGTGCCAGATTTGGTGGTGGAAGAGGAGGGGGTGGTAGAGGATCCTTTTCTAGAGGTCGTGGTGGTGGTGGCAATAGGAACAGCAGATGGTAA